Within the Salmo salar chromosome ssa12, Ssal_v3.1, whole genome shotgun sequence genome, the region cacacacacacacacacacacacacacacacacacacacacacacacacacacacacacacacacatcttgttGGTTTTATTTAATTAGGGACACCCAGGGTACACTTAAGTCGGTGGGAGACTGTTTATGACTGGGGGTCAGCGAGCCAAAGGCTACATTGAATGCCAGGGGTGATAGAGAAATACCTCTCGGGTTCTTTTTATAACCCATTATCGCCCCCTGTCTGTGGCAGACTTGTGCTGCAGGACAAATATGCTGTAGGAGTGGGCCTAAATACATACATAACTAAATGTGTAACTTAGCAGATGCTTTTTTAATGTTACTTGCGCTACACTCTTGCCGAATAGGACACTGCTTACCGATCGCATAGATCAGTGATGCCCTCTCCTTGTCCGGGGAGATCTGTGATCAGAGCCCTGGAAATCCATGTGCTTTCAGGCTTTACCAGAGTGTGACGGAGCATATTAttccctattcagtgcactacttttgaccagggcacatatgtagggaatagggtgccatttggtacacagaCGGTGGCTTTTTACATCCCCGTTTTTAAAGTAATGCTATCTGACTGACGCTGAGGATGTGGAGCTGATGGTTTGTAACGAATACCTAGCCTCTGTCACAGACCATGTGAGCAAAGCCTGGACTAGGCTAACTCATGCCGCGAATAGTTACACCAGTAGACTGAAAAATCATAACTTCAGAATACGGACTGTATCCTCTGTCCACTTTCAGCAGCTAGATGAGTTCAGGTCAACAGGAAACTCTAATGGAGGGGTCATTTCTTCAGCTAAAAGGCCTATAAGACTCTATATCAGTCAGGTTACAAAACCATGCCTGGGACCTGAAGACTCTTGTTAGCTCCCCTAGcgaatgcctaggctttagctcacaTGGCTAATACAGACTTGTGGCCTTTAGAAGACCCAGGCTTGAAGTTATAGAGctccaaaatatctttatttACAGTTGCCATGGCAAAACATACAGAGGCACCCTCCTTCCATGTTACACAAACTCCCTAAACAGTTAAGTGGGGATGCCATGGACCTAAAGGACCACAAAGGAACATACATCGTCACACATGTCCCCAACTGGCTAAATACCAACCTGTGAGGTCTTAACAGGCCTGTTAGGACGGTCTGTAGTGGGATGTGTAGTGGGGCACAGTGGGAGACAAAGTATGGTGGTGTACGGCCTCTGTGTGTACGTCTGCAGGTTCATGTTTCAAGGCAGCAGCATGGATCAGGTTGTATCCATGGCATGGACAGCTGCAGTGTGATTCTCACCTTCAATAGCTGACAAAAGTTGGCTGAAATGAGCTGCATTGCTCACGGCTAGCGCCAACAGGCTAATTGCTAGCAAACGGCTAACATGGCACATGCAGTCTCATTGCCCATTGCTATCGTCAAGCAGCTAATTGCTAAGCTAAAGGCTAACGTAGTTGTATGGTGATGATGACTCAGGTGTTTAGGTGTGATTCTCAGCTGTGCTGTGTGATTCTCTATTCTTCTGAGAAGAGGTGGCACATCTTGCTGACCAATGCTAGCAGCTAGTGACTAATAGCTAAGCTATAGGCTAACCTATGGTGGCATAGGGGTTTGTGACGGTGTATGCAAACGTATACACACACCAACGCACATGATGGATTTGACCTAACGCTTTCTGCTCTTTCTAATCCTCGACTTGCAGACAGGAAGAATGACGCTAGCGTCTTCTACCGGCCCAATGTCAATGTTAAATGTGGATGTGAAAAATGAGATCCTCAGACTTAAAATAAGTCGCATCTGACTCAACACACACATTGATCAAATGGGTCAAGGCGGAAAGCTTTGTACCCGTGTGACTGTCCATGGTACACAAATGGGACTCTCTGTGTTCTCTATGGGCTTCCTATTCCGGCTCTGATTCACAAGTAAACAATTTACTGCTCATGGTCGGTCAGTCAtcacctcgtgtgtgtgtgtgtgtgtgtgtgtgtgtgtgtgtgtgttatgcccATTCATCGCCTCCTCTGGTCATTGTCAGCATTATAACCCACCAATATTACATTCCTAGTGAGTACACACTGTCATGTTTATGTGCAACGACCTGGGGTTGTAACTCGGGTCCCCTAGTTATTCTGTGTCAGCGGTTACTTACTATCCATGGCTACATGTACATTACTGTCGCTAGGCCCGATTTTTCACCGTCTACAAACATGCAGTCTAAGCTACTCCAGGTTATGCTATATAAACAGGGGTACAATTGGGAGAGAAGGCGTAGGAACAGAGTTCCCATCATTTTAACACGTAATAATATGACTTCCTGGCTCAGGGTTTGTTGTCGGAGTCtgtctctacagggttgtctttaCCTAGGTCTGCTCCCCTCAAATAGTCTAATCAGGCCTAAGCATCTCCATTCAAGGAGCTGAAATCTGAGTGTAGCAATCTGAGAGGGTGTTGAGTATTCAATCTGCTCTTGGctttacacacagtcacacaccaagtctgttctggacacacagtcacacaccaagtctgttctggacacagtcacacaccaagtctgttctggacacacagtcacacaccaagtctgttctggacacacagtcacacatcaaATCTGTTCtggacacacagccacacaccaagTCTGTTCTGGACAGACTGTCACACACCAAGTCTGTTCTgggcacacagtcacacaccaaGTCTGTTCTgggcacacagtcacacaccaagtctgttctggacacacagtcacacaccaagtctgttctggacacacagtcacacaccaagtctgttctggacacacagtcacacaccaagtctgttctggacacacagtcacacaccaagtctgttctggacagacagtcacacaccaagtctgttctggacagacagtcacacaccaagtctgttctggacagacagtcacacaccaagtctgttctggacagacagtcacacaccaagtctgttctggacacacagtcacacaccaagtctgttctggacagacagtcacacaccaagtctgttctggacacacagtcacacaccaagtctgttctggacacacagtcacacaccaaGTCTGTTCTGGACAGACTGTCACACACCAAGTCTGTTctggacacacagtcacacaccaaGTCTGTTCTGGACAGACTGTCACACACCAAGTCTGTTctggacacacagtcacacaccaagtctgttctggacacacagtcacacaccaaGTCTGTTCTGGACAGACTGTCACACACCAAGTCTGTTctggacacacagtcacacaccaagtctgttctggacacacagtcacacaccaagtctgttctggacacacagtcacacaccaagtctgttctggacacacagtcacacaccaagtctgttctggacacacagtcacacaccaagtctgttctggacagacagtcacacaccaagtctgttctggacacacagtcacacaccaagtctgttctggacagacagtcacacaccaagtctgttctggacacacagtcacacaccaaGTCTGTTCTGGACAGACTGTCACACACCAAGTCTGTTctggacacacagtcacacaccaagtctgttctggacacacagtcacacaccaagtctgttctggacacacagtcacacaccaagtctgttctggacacacagtcacacaccaaGTCTGTTCTGGACAGACTGTCACACACCAAGTCTGTTCTGGACAGACTGTCACACACCAAGTCTGTTCTGGACAGACTGTCACACACCAAGTCTGTTCTGGACAGACTGTCACACACCAAGTCTGTTCTGGACAGACTGTCACACACCAAGTCTGTTCTGGACAGACTGTCACACACCAAGTCTGTTCTGGACAGACTGTCACACACCAAGTCTGTTCTGGACAGACTGTCACACACCAAGTCTGTTCTGGACAGACTGTCACACACCAAGTCTGTTCTGGACAGACTGTCACACACCAAGTCTGTTCTGGACAGACTGTCACACACCAAGTCTGTTCTGGACAGACAGTCACACACCAAGTCTGTTCTGGACAGACAGGTGTTGATGCAGGAAAATAAATAGTGGCTGTGAAAGTGTCCAGTGTGATGAATAAGGTCTATTTTGGATAAAGAGAGCAATTGGGTTTATCCGTAATGTCTGTACATGTAAGTTGAACCAGTAAGATGTTTGGAGCCAATGAGTCTGTGCTTTACCAGAATATTAAAGGAGTAATCCACTACAAAGCTATATTTGGGTATTTTCTTCATTGTTCCCCGTTGAGGAAgttcagcaatcaagttttcaaaatATCGGACATTCAAAAAGCAAATTGTAACTTGCCACATCCTCATGATGATTACAAATCCTTTAATGCGGCTCCTTGTGTGTCAAATCAATACAGGAGTGTTAGAGGTCTCCAATTTTATTCTTTGAACTGGAACTTCTAGAAAGTTATAGAAATCAAACCATGATCtttaaaaaaaacgttatttATAGATTTTCAGatataacaacaaaaacaatacaaccccaacccctcactccctccactcaatccacccctccctccacaccctccctccctccactcaatccacccctccctccacaccctccctccctccactcaatccacccctccctccacaccctccctccctccactcaatccacccctccctccacaccctccctccctccactcaatccacccctccctccacaccctccctccctccactcaatccacccctccctccacaccctccctccctccactcaatccacccctccctccaaccccctccctccctccactcaatccacccctccctccacaccctccctcccttcactcaatccacccctccctccacaccctccctcccttcactcaatccacccctccctccacccctccctccctccactcaatccacccctccctccacaccctccctcccttcactcaatccacccctccctccacaccctccctccctccactcaatccacccctccctccacaccctccctccctccactcaatccacccctccctccacaccctccctccctccactcaatccacccctccctccacaccctccctcccttcactcaatccacccctccctccacaccctccctccctccactcaatccacccctccctccacaccctccctccctccactcaatccacccctccctccacaccctccctcccttcactcaatccacccctccctccacaccctccctccctccactcaatccaccccctccctccacaccctccctccctccactcaatccacccctccctccacaccctccctccctccactcaatccacccctccctccacaacctccctccctccactcaatccacccctccctccacaccctccctccctccctccactcaatccacccctccctccactcaatccacccctccctccacaccctccactccctccctccactcaatccacccctccctccactcaatccacccctccctccacaccctccctccctccctccacccaatccacccctccctccctccactcaatccacccctccctccacaccctccactccctccctccctccactcaatccacccctccctccacaccctcccctccctccctccactcaatccacccctccctccacaccctccACTcaatccacccctccctccactcaatccacccctccctccctccttccacaccacccacccaccaaggCATCTATAAAAGTAAGTTAAATGggaaacaaaaacaaacagtAATAGAAACAAAAGCAATGGCGAAAAAAAAGTTCGATAAAAATTCTTATCAGCACAAATGGCCACTAGAACAGATATACTAACCAAAATATGCAAGTTACACTAAGTAAAAGACAGGCTCTCCAGGTACTGTATTAATGGGGACCAGGTTAAGTAGAACTTTTGTCAGGGCCCGTGCACAGTGTACCTAACCTCCAAAGGCAGAGATGACACCACCTCCTTAACCCGCTGCATAAAGGGGGTGACTTTGCAGACTTCCAGTGAAGAGAACAAGACGGCGAGCCAGCAGCGAGCATTCTGGTCTCGGGGAAGTACCCCAATAATGGCAGTGACCGTGTTGAGGCTAACAGTTGTAttacacatatgtgagaatgcctCAAAAATGCGGTCCCAGAGGCCTCAAAGCTGGCATGACCAAAACATGTGTCCCACAGTCGCTGGACTCTGGTGGCATCTCAAACACTTGGGGTCAACATTTGGGTATATTTTTGCCAATCTGTCATTTGAGTAATGGAGACAGTGCAAAACTTTGAACTGAATGAGCCCATTCCTTGTGCAAAATGATGATGTGTGGATACACTCAATATTATCTAGCTCACCGCCtatttcatttacctttatttaactaggcaagtcagttaagaacgcattcttattttcaatgacggcctaggaacagtgggttaactgccttgttcaggggcagaacgacagatttttaccttgtcagctcaggtattcgatcttgcaacctttcggttactagtccaacgctctaaccactaggctacctgccaccccctatGTTTTGCTCGCTGTTGTCTTTTCTAACATGGCCGTTCAGTGATTACCAGACCTAAACCCTTCACTCTCTTTATACTGACATCTTTATCATTAACagactcacctctctctctctctgtctctctgcagacCTAGTGGTGGAGGCCTCCAGCCCCGATGAGCTGCATCTCCACGTGCCACTCTCCTGTGACCTCTCCTGTGACTCCACAGATGACAATGGAGGCCAAAGCTCCTCCAACGACACCCCGGCCCCAGGCACCGTGTGTCAGTCCTGTAACCCCCCACGAAGCCTTGCTACACCGGCCGAAGAGGAGCCCCTAGCCTCCACAGAGGAGGTCCCCATGGAGGAGTTGGCGAGCGAGGAGGAGGCTGCATCTGAGGAGGTGGTAGCTGAGGAAGAATCTGTGGAGTCTGCAGAGACTTCAGAGGAGGTCCAAGCatcagaggagagagtggaggaagcTGCCTCGTCTGAGGAAGAACTGGAGGAAGCTGCCTCGGCTGAAGAAGATGTAGTGGGGGAAGCTCCCTCGTCTGAAGAAGAGGTTGTAGACGAGGTTGAGGTAGAACATGAAGCTGAGGAAGAAGAGGTTATAGAGGAAGAGGAAGCAGTTGAGGAAGCTGTggccatggaggaggaagtggaggtaGTTGAAGAGGAAGTAGAGGAAACAATAGAAGAACCTGCAGTAGAGGAACCTGTTGTTGAGGAGGTAACGATTGAGGAGGTTACCGAGGAGGCAGTAGAGGAAGCAGTAGTATTAGTGTCTGAACCTGTGGTGGAACCTGAAGTGGTTGAATCCGAGCCAGGACCTGTGGTGGAACCTGAAGTGGTTGAACCCGAGCCAGAGATGGTGGTCGAGGAGGTGTCTCCAGAACCAGAGCCTGTTGTAGAGGAAGCTGCTCCGGAACCTACTCCGGAACCTGCGGAAGCCGCTCCAGAACCTGTAGAAGCAGGTGAGGTGGTTGTGGaggcagtgaaggaggaggagctGGTGGAGGAGGTGGCCGCTGTTTTGGAGGAGGTACATGTTTTTGAGGAGGAAGCGGTGGTGGAAGAGGAggcagctgttgttgttgttaaggAGGAGGCGACTGTTGTTGAGGAGGCGCCTGTTGAGGATGTGACAGTGGAGGATGCACCTCCAAAGGCACAAGCAAAAGGTATAGAGTACTGCGTTATTAGAATGTATAATTTGAACGAGAAAAACGTTATTGTCCAAACAATTTGGAAACAAACTTGTTTGTTTATATCAATGTGTGGATATTTATTCTTTCTATACTAAATGTGATTGTAGAGATGGGGTTACAGGATCCTGTTATATCTCCCCCCTTTCTTCTTCACAGTGCTTTGAATACACTCTTAAGAATACACTCTTGGCTCTTAAGAGCCAACTGTCAACTTTACAGTGTCAACTCAAGTGTATTCAGAGCCATGATGAGCGAGTGCTACTGTAATCAGGAGACTGACATTCTCTGCCATTTGGTGCCGTAGTGTTGACACCAGCTATAAAAGACATAGGATCTGGTCTGGCTCTTACATTATCTCtaaacctccatctctctctcattctctctttctcctctctctaaccactttccctccctcctttccccctccctcctctccttccctccctccatcccttcctctctccctggccCGTGCCATGCCCCAGAACCTGATATGTCTGGCTAAAGGTGGCATCAGGAATAACCCCTAGCTGGGCCCGAAATAAACAGGACAGAcatagagggaggaagggaagagataGATAGATGAGCATATGGACACTGATATAACAACATGGACGGATGGTTGCAGAGCCACACAACAGATGCTGTGGTCAGTCAGTGTTCTATTGTCATGGCAGGAAGTCAATTGGTGTCATGTTCAGGGGAGATCAAAGGTgaaacgttcagatagaaatgtaatgaatagAGCTCACATGATTCCCAGTTAAACATGGGAGACAGTTAAATCTGTTCTACACATTACATTTCTTTCTGAATGTTCTGCAACGTTTAGGTAGAAATGTAATGAATAGAGCTCACAGGATTCCCAGTTCTAGATGACAGACAATCACATCTGTTCAACATGATATCTTGCTACCTGAAAAGTTGCAGATATAAATGTAATGAATAGAGCTGACAGGATCCCCCTATTCTACATGACAGACAAGCATGTATGCACACTGTACTGTGTATTACAAGCATAcacagagtatacaaaacattaagaacacttgctctttctatgacataactgaccaggtgaaagctatgatccctcatttgtcactttttaaatccacttaaatctgtgtagataaaggggaggagacaggttaaaggaggacttttaagccttgagacaattgagacatggattgtgtatgtgtgccattcagatggtttatgggtatgacaaaagatttaagtgcctttgaacggggtttggtaggtgtcaggcgcaccggtttgagtcaagaactgcaacgcttctgggtttttcacactcaacagtttcctgtgtgtatcaagaatggtccaccacccgaaggacatccagctaacgtgacaaaactgtgggaagcattggcgccaacatgggccagcatccctgtggaatgctttcgacaccttatagagtccatgctcgatgagggcaaaaggggggtggggggtgcaacttaatattaggaaggtttcctaatgttttgtatcctCAATGTACATCATCATGATAATGCAGGGAAATTCTACTTTCTGAGTCAGGGATATGGATATGTCAAGTTTGGATTCGACCTTGGTCTGATGACCTCATAGTTGAGTTGACTGACAGGCTTTTCCTCCAATCAGCAGTGGTTGAGGAGGCAGCAAAGCTCAGAGACTGCTCCCACATCGATGAGATGCTCCAATTGGTTTCTGCTGAATCCGCGCCTGAGTTCGCAGGTAAGGAGCAAACAAGAGTTACAAGTAAGGCCTTAAGTTTTTCTCAATTCATCATTCCTCGATTCCTTCCATTTTGATCTCACCACCTCCTCACTcgtattggaggagaaggtccaagGGGAGGGACCTTGAACCTTCTTCTCCATTGTGTATTGAGAAGTAGGCGAAGAGAGGACGCAAGAAATCTAGAAAAGATTAATTGTGAAAAATACCCTGATTTTTCTGGGGACCACATgagctgaccaggaaaaactctggtcATGTGTTTATATGTGAACAGGAGGGATTGAGAAATCTACTGGGCTTTTTTTCTGCTAAAATTACTGTGGAAATTGTTTCAAGGTGTGGACTGgatggtagtgagtgtgtgtgcgtgggtgggtgtgtgggagTGCGtgcgtggctgtgtgtgtgcgtgtgtgtgccttcCATTATATTACCATGACTACCATGACCATGAGTCAGGTTAGTTCATTCATGGTGCCTTCCATTACAATACAATGACTACCATGACCATGCAAAATGGatcgtctcctctcttctctcccacccTTTAAAACAAATATTTGCTACTTCtgcctctctccacctctgtctatcatcctctcttcatccctctcttctcttctatctccctctgtcctcttctcctctctccccctcaatcctctcatccctctctcttctcttcctctactcCTCTCGCCCCCACTTtctttcctcatccctctctcctctccagctgctATGAAGAAGCTGCAGCACATCTACCACTCAGCCATCAAGCCCATGGAGACGGCCTACAAGTACAACGAGCTCAGAGCTCACGAGGTCACAGGTAGCCTGTCCAACCACTTAGCATTAGCCTTGAGCCATTAGCTATTAGCATTTTCAATCTGTTTCATACTGACCTGTTGTCTTAGCGTATTAGCCTTTAGCCTGGTTAGCATTGTTCAGATTTGTTTATTAGTATTAGCATATTAGCCTTTAGCCATTAGCTATTAGCCTTCTGTTCATTACCAACCTGTTACACAAAGAACAACAAAATGCTAAATTTCCCCAGAAAAAACAGACAGGCATGAGTCTAGTTACCAACAGTCCTTGTCGACATTGTCATTAGCAATGGGGTTGCCCCAGGCAAATGGGCAATACTATACACAGTTGTGTGCCAGCTTAGTCTAAATTCTCTGGTGCCTTCGCCTGAAGAAACTGGAAAATCAATTAAACATAAATGAACTAATTAACTGCATATACACCTGCCAGTAATCGAGTGCAGCCAGGAGCTCTCCAGAAAGTGACTTTGTATGCCTCAGCATATATATACACCTTTGTGTGGGCGACCAGGCCTCACTTAACCCAGGCTTGTTAGAGCTTGAGGGCTCCATCCATAGTACCATGATGTATGCAATGAATGCCCCCTTGTGGGACAAAGTGTACCATTGACAAAGTCTACAAAAGtgacccccccccttctctctatctctctctcctccctctagatgCAGAGATCACCTCCAAGCCCATGGTACTGTTCTTGGGACCCTGGTCTGTAGGCAAATCCTCCATGATCAACTACCTGCTCGGCGTTCACGGTACCCCACAACAACTTTACACAGGTAAGAGCACCTGTCGCATAGCTTGGGCCTGGAGTTTCACCAGACCAACTCCTGACCAATTCTGTACTCtgacaatcagtcaatcaatcaaatgtatttctaaagcccTCATGGCACCCCTTACCAGTCTACACCGCAGACAAGGTTTCCACTTTATCATTTACTCTATTCAACATCTTGTCTATCTACTACTGATCTGTCATCTATTGCACCCTTCCCAGTCCACTTCTCTCAGGAATACAAACATGCCTCAATGCAACTGTTTCCTTTTCTAGTTAACTATTTGGATAGCTGCTCATATTAATCTCTCTCTTACACATTCTAtccaccctctcttcctccttatctcccccctcttcctccctccctctctcccaggtgCTGAGCCCACTACATCTGAGTACACAGTGGTGATGCATGGTGACAAGTTCCGCTCGGTGGAGGGCATCGTGATGGCAGCCGACAGCTCCAGGTCCTTCTCCCCTCTGGAGAGGTTTGGCCAGGGGTTCCTGGAGAGGCTGGTGGGGATTGAGATGCCCCATAAACTGTTGGAGAGAGTCACCCTGGTGGACACGCCTGGCATTATTGAGAACCGCAAGCagcaggagagaggtgggggaggagaacacacacactaacctctcATATACAGCCATGTGTATTAGATCATATACACTCTTTAGATATTTGTTACATGCTGTGAAGTGGCAATTACAAGCagcaggagagaggtgggaggagaacagacagagattcattaacagtcacacacacacacacacacactcgacacaCACAATGTGTCATAGAACCATTCACACACCTGAACTATTTGTGTCCTACATCCTCAGAATGGTAACACACtgcatgcaacacacacacctacaaatTCACAAAAATGGAATGATGAAAAGACTTAACTCACTGTATACTACCATACCTTTGAGTAAAACAGCCTCTGATTGGTTGATCTCCTTCCCCCTTCCAGGCTACCCCTACAGCGAGGTGTGTCAGTGGTTCATTGACCGTGCTGACCTCATCTTCCTGATGTTTGACCCCACCAAGTTGGATGTGGGCGGGGAGCTGGCGACGCTGTTCAAACAGATGAAGGTAAAGAAGTgtaaagcatagaaatagaattacaaGAACGGAAGGGTTGGGTGGACCGGCAGCCATATTGAGTGTACCAATAGGAGTAAAGCAGGAAGCAAAAGTAGTAAGTTCAGCATTCAATTTTTGCTTTATCAACAGTCAACTCAACTGAAATTACAAAAGAGTACATTCATTTCTCATTCTAGTAATTATATGTCTATGGTGCAAAGCAAAGTGCCTTAGATTGCCTAATATACAGTCAGTTTTGGCCTAGCACTTTAATAACACTTTAATAACCTTTTTTAAACGATGTTttcttcattcattcattcattgatcCATCCATTAATTCATTAATTCTAGGGCCGAGAGTCCCAGATCCGCATCATCCTGAACAAGGCAGACAGCCTGTCCTCCCAGGACCTGATGCGTGTCTACGGCGCCTTGTTTTGGTCCATGGCTCCTCTCATCAACGCCACAGAGCCTCCCCGGGTCTACGTCAGCTCCTTCTGGCCCACAGAATACGCAGCCGACACCAGCCGAGAGCTCTTCATACGGGAGGAGATCTCACTGCTCGAAGACCTCAACCAGGTGAAGCTCAACCATCTACAGACATTACAgaatacacacaaacaaacacattacACGCACACACCAGCCCATGGCTTTTCATACGGGAGGAGACCTTGCTGGTCGAGAAGCTACCATCTCCTGCCGTTGTGCACTTGAGCAAAGCACCTCAAATCTGTGACAATGGTGAACGTGCATAAAGATGTCAGAA harbors:
- the LOC106564377 gene encoding sarcalumenin isoform X4 — its product is MKPLQVSVSCLLSLLVLVAADLVVEASSPDELHLHVPLSCDLSCDSTDDNGGQSSSNDTPAPGTVCQSCNPPRSLATPAEEEPLASTEEVPMEELASEEEAASEEVVAEEESVESAETSEEVQASEERVEEAASSEEELEEAASAEEDVVGEAPSSEEEVVDEVEVEHEAEEEEVIEEEEAVEEAVAMEEEVEVVEEEVEETIEEPAVEEPVVEEVTIEEVTEEAVEEAVVLVSEPVVEPEVVESEPGPVVEPEVVEPEPEMVVEEVSPEPEPVVEEAAPEPTPEPAEAAPEPVEAVVEEAAKLRDCSHIDEMLQLVSAESAPEFAAAMKKLQHIYHSAIKPMETAYKYNELRAHEVTDAEITSKPMVLFLGPWSVGKSSMINYLLGVHGTPQQLYTGAEPTTSEYTVVMHGDKFRSVEGIVMAADSSRSFSPLERFGQGFLERLVGIEMPHKLLERVTLVDTPGIIENRKQQERGYPYSEVCQWFIDRADLIFLMFDPTKLDVGGELATLFKQMKGRESQIRIILNKADSLSSQDLMRVYGALFWSMAPLINATEPPRVYVSSFWPTEYAADTSRELFIREEISLLEDLNQVIENQLENKIAFIRQHAIRVRIHALLVDRYLHTYHEKLGWFSDPDEVFRDIVSDPDKFYIFKSILAKTNVSKFDLPDKEAYQDFFGINPPSGFKQLSSLCSWSSGCLIDKIEKAITVELPALLISLGKKDSPTPAKAAPAPPPPLPEAKPKNRWRKD